A single genomic interval of Juglans regia cultivar Chandler chromosome 1, Walnut 2.0, whole genome shotgun sequence harbors:
- the LOC108993489 gene encoding protodermal factor 1: protein MEKVTSSSGSLIFVWTVVTVLLSHNVLIHAKSAGIEDQKNYYSDPNAPPGVPHGSSPPHVNPPSHGPGGTPHGSPPHGNPPPHGSGGGSYYPPPSTPSGGDCGTPPSTPGSDGGSYHYPPSAGGTPPTPVIVSPPSGSTTPTPRTPTPPFLPDPNTPFTGTCNYWRSHPGVVWGLLGWWGTLGSAFGVPSVPGFGAHLSLQQALSNTRNDGLGALYREGTASLLNSMVNNRFPYTTKEVRQNFVSALGSNKAAAAQAQLFKLANEGRLKPRA, encoded by the exons ATGGAGAAGGTGACAAGCAGCTCAGGTTCTCTAATTTTCGTATGGACGGTGGTCACTGTACTGCTCTCTCATAATGTGCTGATCCATGCAAAATCAGCAGGCATTGAAGATCAGAAAAACTACTACTCAGACCCAAATGCTCCCCCCGGcg TCCCACACGGCAGTAGTCCTCCCCACGTAAACCCTCCGTCACATGGTCCAGGCGGAACTCCCCACGGTAGTCCTCCCCACGGAAACCCGCCTCCACATGGTTCAGGCGGTGGAAGCTACTACCCACCACCATCAACCCCTTCTGGTGGAGACTGCGGAACTCCTCCATCAACACCAGGAAGTGACGGTGGTTCCTACCATTACCCTCCGTCTGCCGGCGGTACCCCCCCAACCCCAGTCATCGTAAGCCCTCCAAGCGGCAGTACTACCCCTACACCCAGAACCCCTACACCTCCCTTCCTCCCTGATCCTAACACACCTTTCACTGGCACATGCAA TTACTGGAGGTCACACCCAGGAGTTGTATGGGGTTTGCTGGGCTGGTGGGGAACTTTAGGCAGTGCATTCGGTGTGCCTAGCGTTCCAGGGTTCGGAGCACATCTAAGCTTGCAGCAAGCTCTTTCCAACACACGCAATGATGGGCTCGGTGCTCTATATCGAGAAGGAACAGCTTCCTTGCTGAACTCCATGGTGAACAACAGGTTCCCTTACACCACAAAGGAAGTACGGCAGAACTTTGTTTCAGCACTCGGCTCCAACAAAGCCGCAGCCGCTCAGGCTCAGCTTTTCAAGCTGGCCAACGAGGGAAGACTCAAGCCCAGAGCCTGA